From Acidihalobacter aeolianus, a single genomic window includes:
- the rpsJ gene encoding 30S ribosomal protein S10 translates to MASSQRIRIRLKAFDHRLIDRSASEIVETAKRTGARVKGPIPLPTRKENFTILISPHVNKDARDQYEIRTHKRLMDILDPTDKTVDALMKLDLAAGVDVQIRLN, encoded by the coding sequence ATGGCAAGCAGTCAGAGAATTCGAATCCGCCTGAAGGCCTTCGATCACCGCCTGATCGATCGTTCGGCCAGCGAGATCGTTGAAACCGCGAAGCGGACCGGTGCGCGCGTAAAGGGACCGATCCCTCTGCCGACGCGCAAGGAGAACTTCACGATTCTGATCTCGCCGCATGTGAACAAGGATGCGCGCGATCAGTATGAGATCCGCACGCACAAGCGCCTGATGGACATTCTCGACCCGACAGACAAGACGGTCGACGCGTTGATGAAGCTAGATCTCGCGGCAGGCGTGGACGTTCAAATCAGGCTTAACTAA
- the rplC gene encoding 50S ribosomal protein L3 — protein MSIGLVGRKLGMTRVFTEGGESVPVTVIEAEPNRVTQVKSSEIDGYDAIQVTVGERKSSRVNKPMAGHFAKANVVAGRGLWESRVAADELGGFAPGSEITVERFAEGQSVDVTAVSKGKGFAGVIKRHNFSGQDRTHGNSLSHRAPGSIGQNQTPGRVFKGKKMAGHMGNVRVTTQNLQVVRVDTERNLILIKGSVPGAVGGDVIVKPAVKQKG, from the coding sequence ATGTCTATCGGATTGGTTGGGCGCAAACTGGGTATGACGCGCGTGTTCACCGAGGGCGGTGAATCCGTGCCGGTGACCGTCATCGAGGCGGAGCCGAACCGTGTGACGCAGGTGAAGTCTTCGGAAATCGATGGCTACGATGCGATCCAGGTTACGGTCGGTGAACGCAAATCCTCGCGCGTAAACAAGCCGATGGCGGGGCACTTTGCCAAGGCAAATGTCGTGGCTGGCCGCGGGCTTTGGGAGTCACGCGTGGCTGCGGACGAGCTGGGCGGGTTTGCGCCTGGCAGCGAGATCACTGTGGAGCGTTTCGCCGAGGGACAATCCGTTGACGTCACCGCAGTGAGTAAGGGCAAGGGTTTCGCTGGCGTTATTAAGCGTCATAATTTCAGCGGCCAGGACCGTACCCACGGTAACTCGCTGTCGCATCGTGCGCCGGGTTCAATCGGTCAGAACCAGACTCCTGGACGTGTTTTCAAAGGCAAAAAGATGGCCGGCCATATGGGTAACGTGCGCGTGACGACGCAGAACCTGCAGGTCGTGCGCGTCGATACCGAGCGCAATCTGATCCTGATCAAGGGTTCCGTACCGGGCGCCGTCGGTGGCGATGTCATCGTCAAGCCCGCGGTCAAGCAAAAGGGTTGA
- the rplB gene encoding 50S ribosomal protein L2 yields the protein MAIVKSKPTSAGRRFHVRITREALHKGAPYAGLVESKSKSGGRNNLGRVTQRHVGGGHKRHYRLVDFRRQKDGIPARVERLEYDPNRSANIALVLYRDGERRYIIAPKGLTVGDEVMSGPGAPIKPGNTLELRSIPVGTTVHCIEMRPGKGAQLARSAGASAQIVAREGAYATLRLRSGEMRKVQAECRATVGEVGNSEHNLRKFGKAGAKRWLGIRPTVRGTAMNPVDHPHGGGEGRNFGKHPVTPWGVPTKGYKTRNNKRTDKLIVRRRNRK from the coding sequence ATGGCTATCGTCAAGTCCAAACCTACTTCCGCGGGCCGACGCTTCCACGTTCGCATCACGCGTGAGGCCCTGCACAAGGGCGCACCTTATGCCGGGCTTGTGGAAAGCAAGTCGAAATCCGGCGGCCGGAATAATCTTGGCCGCGTCACTCAGCGTCACGTCGGCGGTGGCCACAAACGCCATTACCGTCTGGTGGATTTCCGTCGCCAGAAGGATGGTATCCCGGCCCGTGTCGAGCGACTCGAGTATGATCCGAATCGTAGTGCGAACATCGCGCTGGTGCTTTATCGCGATGGTGAGCGCCGTTACATCATCGCACCCAAGGGGTTGACGGTGGGTGATGAAGTCATGTCCGGCCCCGGCGCGCCGATCAAGCCTGGCAATACTCTTGAGCTGCGCTCGATCCCGGTCGGCACCACCGTGCACTGCATCGAAATGCGCCCGGGCAAAGGTGCCCAATTGGCCCGCTCAGCGGGTGCCAGTGCACAGATCGTTGCCCGTGAAGGCGCCTACGCGACGCTACGCCTGCGCTCTGGCGAAATGCGCAAGGTGCAAGCGGAATGCCGTGCGACTGTGGGTGAGGTTGGCAACTCAGAGCATAACCTGCGCAAGTTTGGTAAGGCGGGCGCGAAGCGCTGGCTGGGTATTCGCCCGACCGTGCGCGGTACCGCGATGAACCCGGTCGATCACCCGCATGGCGGTGGTGAGGGGCGTAACTTCGGTAAGCACCCGGTAACGCCCTGGGGTGTGCCTACCAAGGGATACAAGACGCGTAACAACAAGCGGACCGATAAGCTTATCGTCCGCCGTCGGAACCGGAAGTAA
- the rpsS gene encoding 30S ribosomal protein S19, whose protein sequence is MPRSIKKGPFVDHHLIKKVDEAVASNSRRPIKTWSRRSMILPQMVGLTIAVHNGRQHVPVLVSENMVGHKLGEFAATRTFKGHVANKKAK, encoded by the coding sequence GTGCCGCGTTCAATCAAAAAAGGTCCTTTCGTGGACCATCACCTGATCAAGAAGGTGGACGAGGCGGTTGCCTCGAACTCGCGTCGTCCGATCAAGACCTGGTCGCGCCGCTCGATGATTCTGCCGCAGATGGTCGGATTGACCATCGCTGTGCACAACGGGCGCCAGCACGTACCAGTGCTCGTCAGCGAAAACATGGTGGGCCACAAGCTCGGTGAATTCGCTGCCACGCGCACCTTCAAGGGACATGTGGCCAATAAGAAGGCCAAGTAA
- the rplD gene encoding 50S ribosomal protein L4: MDLQIHGSGTAVAVSDNLFGRDFNESLVHQAVVAYMAGGRAGTKAQKSRSEVSGGGIKPWRQKGSGRARAGSIRSPLWRGGARAFAAKPRSYAQKLNKKMYRAAMRSIFSELLRQDRLIVVERFSVDEPKTKLFLATLDGIAPRNALIIVAEANESLWLASRNVPHVDVTDVPGLDPVRLVGHEKIVIEAAALKQIEEWLA; the protein is encoded by the coding sequence ATGGATTTGCAGATACACGGAAGCGGTACGGCCGTAGCGGTTTCCGACAACCTGTTCGGTCGCGACTTCAATGAGTCGCTGGTACATCAGGCGGTCGTGGCTTACATGGCGGGCGGGCGCGCTGGAACCAAGGCGCAGAAGTCCCGCTCAGAAGTGAGCGGTGGCGGTATCAAGCCATGGCGTCAGAAGGGTAGTGGTCGCGCCCGGGCCGGTAGTATTCGTAGCCCGTTGTGGCGTGGCGGTGCACGTGCGTTCGCCGCAAAGCCGCGCAGCTATGCGCAAAAGCTCAACAAGAAGATGTACCGCGCCGCAATGCGTTCCATCTTCTCCGAGTTGCTGCGTCAAGATCGCCTGATCGTTGTCGAGCGCTTTTCTGTCGATGAGCCCAAGACCAAGCTTTTCCTGGCGACACTCGACGGTATTGCCCCGCGTAACGCGCTGATTATCGTCGCTGAGGCCAACGAAAGCCTGTGGCTGGCGTCGCGTAACGTGCCGCACGTCGATGTTACCGATGTGCCTGGGCTGGATCCGGTGAGACTGGTCGGCCACGAAAAGATCGTGATCGAAGCCGCGGCGCTCAAGCAGATTGAGGAGTGGCTGGCATGA
- the rpsL gene encoding 30S ribosomal protein S12, with product MATINQLVRKPRKQRKEKSKVPALEACPQRRGVCTRVYTTTPKKPNSALRKVARVRLTSGFEVSSYIGGEGHNLQEHSVVLIRGGRVKDLPGVRYHTVRGSLDTQGVQKRRQARSKYGAKRPKA from the coding sequence ATGGCTACGATCAACCAGTTGGTGCGCAAGCCGCGCAAACAGAGAAAGGAAAAGAGCAAGGTGCCTGCGCTTGAGGCCTGTCCTCAGCGTCGCGGTGTCTGCACGCGTGTGTACACGACCACGCCGAAAAAGCCGAACTCGGCTCTGCGCAAGGTTGCGCGTGTGCGCCTGACCAGTGGTTTCGAGGTCAGTAGCTATATCGGCGGTGAAGGTCACAACCTTCAGGAGCACTCGGTGGTGCTGATCCGCGGCGGCCGCGTCAAGGATCTTCCCGGTGTCCGTTATCACACCGTTCGCGGCAGTCTGGATACGCAGGGCGTGCAGAAACGCCGCCAGGCGCGCTCCAAGTACGGCGCCAAGCGCCCGAAGGCCTGA
- the tuf gene encoding elongation factor Tu, with protein sequence MAKEKFERKKPHVNVGTIGHVDHGKTTLTAALTKVMAEKHGGSFQAYDQIDKAPEERARGITIATAHVEYESDARHYAHVDCPGHADYVKNMITGAAQMDGAILVCSAADGPMPQTREHILLARQVGVPYIVVFLNKADMVDDPELLELVEMEVRDLLSSYDFPGDDTPIVTGSALKALEGDTSEIGVPAIEKLVAEMDSYIPEPERAVDGAFLMPIEDVFSISGRGTVVTGRIERGIVKVGDEVEIVGIKDTTKTTVTGVEMFRKLLDQGQAGDNVGVLLRGTKREEVERGQVLCKPGSIKPHTKFEAEVYVLSKEEGGRHTPFFNGYRPQFYFRTTDVTGSVDLPEGTEMVMPGDNVSIKVSLIAPIAMEEGLRFAIREGGRTVGAGVVSKVIE encoded by the coding sequence GTGGCCAAGGAAAAGTTTGAGCGTAAGAAGCCGCATGTGAATGTGGGTACGATCGGACATGTGGATCATGGTAAGACGACGTTGACGGCGGCGTTGACGAAGGTGATGGCGGAGAAGCACGGCGGCTCGTTCCAGGCGTACGACCAGATCGACAAGGCGCCGGAAGAACGTGCCCGCGGTATCACGATTGCGACCGCACACGTGGAATATGAGTCCGATGCGCGCCACTACGCGCACGTCGACTGCCCCGGCCACGCCGACTACGTGAAGAACATGATCACGGGAGCGGCGCAGATGGACGGTGCGATCCTGGTGTGCTCGGCGGCGGACGGCCCGATGCCGCAGACGCGAGAGCACATCCTGCTGGCCCGCCAGGTGGGCGTGCCGTACATCGTGGTATTCCTGAACAAGGCCGACATGGTCGACGATCCGGAGCTGCTCGAACTGGTGGAGATGGAAGTTCGCGACCTGCTGTCCTCGTACGACTTCCCGGGAGACGACACCCCGATCGTGACGGGTTCCGCGCTCAAGGCGTTGGAAGGCGACACCTCCGAGATTGGCGTGCCGGCGATCGAGAAGCTGGTGGCCGAGATGGACAGCTACATCCCCGAGCCCGAGCGTGCGGTGGACGGTGCGTTCCTGATGCCGATCGAAGACGTGTTCTCGATCTCCGGTCGCGGCACCGTGGTGACTGGGCGTATCGAGCGCGGCATCGTGAAGGTGGGTGACGAAGTCGAGATCGTGGGCATCAAGGACACGACCAAGACGACGGTGACCGGCGTCGAGATGTTCCGCAAGCTGCTGGACCAGGGTCAGGCGGGCGACAACGTCGGCGTGCTGCTGCGCGGCACCAAGCGCGAAGAAGTGGAGCGCGGCCAGGTGCTGTGCAAGCCGGGTTCGATCAAGCCGCACACCAAATTCGAGGCCGAGGTATACGTGCTGTCGAAGGAAGAGGGCGGTCGTCACACCCCGTTCTTCAACGGCTACCGTCCGCAGTTCTACTTCCGCACGACGGACGTGACGGGCTCGGTGGACCTGCCGGAAGGCACGGAGATGGTGATGCCGGGCGACAACGTGTCGATCAAGGTGTCGCTGATTGCGCCGATAGCGATGGAAGAGGGTCTGCGTTTTGCGATCCGCGAAGGCGGCCGCACCGTGGGTGCCGGCGTCGTCTCCAAGGTCATCGAGTAA
- the rpsG gene encoding 30S ribosomal protein S7, translating to MPRRREVPKRSVLPDPKFGSEQLAKFINFVMERGKKSVAENIVYGALDHIVSRRSGDPLEFLGKALDNVRPLVEVKSRRVGGATYQVPVEVRAVRQNALAMRWLVEAARKRGEKSMSQKLAGELMDAAENKGGAVKKREDTHRMAEANKAFAHYRW from the coding sequence ATGCCCAGAAGAAGAGAAGTTCCGAAGCGCTCCGTGCTGCCTGACCCGAAATTCGGAAGCGAGCAGCTGGCCAAGTTCATCAATTTCGTGATGGAGCGAGGCAAGAAATCCGTGGCCGAAAACATCGTCTACGGTGCGCTGGACCATATCGTGAGCCGCCGCTCCGGTGATCCGTTGGAATTTCTGGGCAAGGCTCTGGACAACGTGCGCCCGCTGGTCGAGGTGAAATCCCGCCGCGTCGGTGGTGCCACCTATCAGGTGCCTGTCGAGGTGCGTGCGGTCCGTCAGAACGCGCTGGCCATGCGCTGGCTGGTCGAGGCTGCGCGTAAGCGCGGTGAAAAGTCGATGTCTCAGAAGCTCGCCGGCGAGCTGATGGACGCTGCCGAGAACAAGGGCGGCGCAGTCAAGAAACGCGAAGATACGCATCGCATGGCCGAGGCCAACAAGGCCTTCGCTCACTATCGCTGGTAA
- the fusA gene encoding elongation factor G, translated as MPRKTPIERYRNIGIMAHIDAGKTTTTERILFYTGVSHKIGEVHDGAATMDWMEQEQERGITITSAATTCFWYGMDKQFPEHRINIIDTPGHVDFTIEVERSLRVLDGACAVFCAVGGVEPQSETVWRQANKYHVPRMAFVNKMDRAGANFLRVVEQIKTRLGATPVPIQLPIGAEENFKGVVDLIRMKAIFWNEADMGVTYEARDIPEDMQDLCQEWREHMLESVAEATEELMEKYLEEGDLSEEEIRAGLRQRTLANEIVPAMCGSAFKNKGVQAMLDSIIYFMPAPTDVPSIKGHLDDAAETESERHSTDDEPFSALAFKIATDPYVGTLTFFRVYSGVLNSGDTVYNPVKGKRERIGRLLQMHANSREEIKEVRAGDIAAAVGLKDVTTGDTLCDTDNVITLERMEFPEPVISVAVEPKTKGDQEKMGLALSKLAQEDPSFRVRTDEESGQTIISGMGELHLEIIVDRMKREFKVEANVGAPQVAYREAIRKSVEQEGKFVRQSGGRGQYGHVWIRLEPLERGTGYEFENAIVGGVIPKEYIPAVDKGIQEQLQNGVLAGFPMVDVKATLFDGSYHDVDSSEMAFKIAGSMAFKEGALKANPALLEPIMKVEVVTPEDYMGDVMGDLNRRRGLVQGMDDAPAGKIVRAEVPLAEMFGYATDLRSATQGRATYSMEFSKYAEAPNNVAEAVIKKAS; from the coding sequence GTGCCACGCAAAACCCCCATCGAGCGGTACCGCAATATCGGCATCATGGCGCACATCGATGCCGGTAAGACGACGACCACCGAGCGCATCCTGTTCTACACCGGCGTTTCGCACAAGATTGGCGAGGTGCATGACGGCGCTGCCACCATGGACTGGATGGAGCAGGAGCAGGAACGTGGCATCACCATCACGTCGGCGGCGACCACCTGCTTCTGGTACGGGATGGACAAGCAGTTCCCGGAACATCGCATCAATATCATCGATACACCCGGACACGTGGACTTCACCATCGAGGTGGAGCGTTCGCTTCGTGTGCTGGACGGCGCCTGCGCAGTATTCTGCGCGGTTGGCGGCGTCGAGCCGCAGTCCGAGACGGTGTGGCGTCAGGCCAACAAGTATCACGTGCCGCGGATGGCGTTCGTGAACAAGATGGACCGCGCCGGCGCCAATTTCCTGCGCGTGGTCGAGCAGATCAAGACCCGTCTGGGCGCCACCCCGGTGCCGATCCAGCTGCCGATCGGTGCTGAAGAAAACTTCAAGGGCGTGGTCGACCTGATCCGGATGAAGGCGATCTTCTGGAACGAGGCAGACATGGGCGTGACCTATGAGGCGCGCGATATCCCCGAGGATATGCAGGATCTGTGTCAGGAGTGGCGCGAGCACATGCTGGAGTCTGTCGCCGAGGCGACCGAGGAACTGATGGAGAAGTACCTCGAGGAAGGCGATCTGAGCGAAGAGGAGATTCGTGCCGGACTGCGTCAACGCACGCTGGCCAACGAGATCGTGCCTGCGATGTGTGGTTCCGCCTTCAAGAACAAGGGCGTGCAGGCGATGCTCGACTCGATCATCTATTTCATGCCGGCTCCGACCGACGTGCCCTCGATCAAAGGTCATCTGGACGACGCGGCGGAAACGGAGTCCGAGCGCCATTCAACCGACGACGAGCCGTTCTCGGCGCTGGCGTTCAAGATCGCGACCGATCCCTATGTCGGTACGTTGACCTTCTTCCGCGTGTATTCGGGTGTGCTGAATTCGGGCGATACCGTGTACAACCCGGTCAAGGGCAAGCGCGAGCGCATCGGACGTCTGTTGCAGATGCACGCCAACTCCCGTGAGGAGATCAAGGAAGTACGTGCTGGCGATATCGCGGCTGCGGTGGGTCTGAAGGATGTGACCACCGGTGACACGCTGTGCGATACCGACAACGTGATCACGCTGGAGCGTATGGAATTCCCCGAGCCCGTGATCTCCGTTGCGGTCGAGCCCAAGACCAAGGGCGACCAGGAGAAAATGGGTCTGGCTCTATCCAAGCTGGCGCAGGAAGATCCGTCCTTCCGAGTGCGCACCGATGAGGAATCCGGTCAGACGATCATTTCCGGCATGGGTGAGCTGCACCTCGAAATCATCGTCGACCGCATGAAACGTGAATTCAAGGTCGAGGCCAACGTCGGTGCGCCGCAAGTGGCCTACCGCGAGGCGATTCGCAAGTCGGTCGAGCAGGAAGGCAAGTTCGTGCGCCAGTCCGGTGGCCGCGGTCAGTACGGTCACGTCTGGATTCGCCTCGAACCCCTGGAGCGCGGTACCGGTTACGAATTTGAGAATGCGATTGTCGGCGGCGTGATCCCGAAGGAGTACATCCCGGCAGTGGACAAGGGTATCCAGGAGCAGCTGCAGAATGGCGTGCTGGCCGGATTCCCCATGGTCGACGTCAAGGCGACGCTGTTCGATGGTTCATACCATGACGTCGACTCGTCGGAAATGGCGTTCAAGATCGCCGGTTCCATGGCGTTCAAGGAAGGCGCGCTGAAGGCCAACCCGGCACTGCTGGAACCGATTATGAAGGTCGAGGTCGTCACCCCGGAAGACTACATGGGTGACGTGATGGGCGACCTGAATCGTCGGCGCGGTCTCGTCCAAGGCATGGATGACGCACCAGCCGGCAAGATTGTGCGCGCGGAGGTGCCGCTGGCCGAAATGTTCGGCTACGCGACCGACCTGCGTTCGGCGACGCAGGGGCGTGCGACCTATTCGATGGAGTTTTCGAAATACGCCGAGGCGCCGAACAATGTCGCCGAGGCCGTGATCAAGAAGGCATCGTAA
- the rplV gene encoding 50S ribosomal protein L22: protein MEVAAKLKFARISPQKARLVADQVRGMPVEKALQLLTFSEKKAAGMIRKVLESAVANAEHNEGADVDELKVSRVFVDEGPTLKRMHARAKGRGNRILKRTSHITVMVGDRARNN from the coding sequence ATGGAAGTCGCTGCCAAATTGAAGTTCGCGCGGATTTCGCCGCAGAAGGCACGTCTGGTTGCGGACCAGGTGCGTGGTATGCCGGTTGAGAAGGCGCTCCAGCTGCTCACCTTCAGTGAGAAGAAGGCTGCCGGGATGATCCGTAAGGTGCTGGAGTCCGCAGTGGCTAATGCCGAGCACAATGAAGGCGCCGACGTCGATGAACTTAAGGTCAGCCGCGTCTTTGTAGACGAGGGCCCAACGCTCAAGCGCATGCATGCACGCGCTAAAGGTCGTGGCAACCGCATCTTGAAGCGCACCAGTCACATTACGGTGATGGTGGGCGACCGCGCGAGGAACAATTAA
- the rplW gene encoding 50S ribosomal protein L23, giving the protein MNQDRLLQILVAPHVSEKATLLAEDARQHVFKVLPDATKLEIRKAVEALFGVGVENVRVVNIKGKRKMFGRRPGKRNDLRKAYVTLREGSDIEIGGAE; this is encoded by the coding sequence ATGAACCAGGACCGTTTGTTACAGATTCTTGTGGCGCCGCATGTGTCGGAAAAGGCGACCTTGCTGGCTGAGGACGCCCGTCAACACGTCTTCAAGGTGCTGCCTGACGCCACCAAGCTCGAGATTCGCAAGGCCGTCGAGGCATTGTTCGGGGTTGGTGTGGAAAACGTGCGCGTCGTCAACATCAAAGGCAAGCGAAAGATGTTCGGTCGGCGTCCGGGCAAACGTAACGATCTGCGCAAGGCCTATGTAACGCTGCGTGAAGGCAGCGACATCGAAATCGGCGGCGCCGAGTAA